In the Streptomyces spororaveus genome, TGCGCTGATCCTGGCCATGGTCTCGATGGTCCTGTTCGCCGGGGCCCAGGGCCTCGGACTGCTGCTGGCCGCCCGCGCCGTCCAGGGGCTCGCCGTGGGCCTGGCCACCGGGGCGATGGGCGCGGCGCTGCTGGAGCTCAGCCCCGCGTCCAGACCCGCCCTCGGCGCCCAGGTCAACAGCGCGGGCCCCACCGTGGGCATCGGGCTCGGCGGGCTCGGGGCCGGACTCCTCGTCCAGTTCGCGCCCGCGCCGACCGTGCTGAGCTACCTGCTGCTGGTCGGCGCGTTCGCCGTGACCCTGGTGGGCGTGGTCCGGATGCGGGAGAGCGCTCCCGGCGCCGGCGGCCGCTTCCGGGTGGTCCCGCACCGGATCCGGGTACCGGCGGACGCCCGGGGCCGCTTCACCGTCCTCGTCCTGACCATCGTCGCCGTCTGGTCGGTGGGCGGCTTCTACCTCTCCCTCGGCCCGCACCTGGCGCTGTCGCTGCTGGAGTCCACCAACTACCTCGTCGGCGGGGCCACGGTCGCCCTGCTCGCGGGCGCCGCCACCGCCGCCCAGCTGATGCTCGGCCGCACCGAGGCGCTGCGCACCGCCGTGCTCGGCCTGTTCGGCCTCCTCGCCGGACTCGGGCTGGTGCTGCTCGCGCTGGGGATCCGCTCGGCGGCCGTTTTCCTCGTGGCCACGGCCGTCCTCGGCAGCGGCTGGGGGGCCGCCTTCCTCGGTTCCTTCCGCGCGCTGAGCACCCTCGCGCAGCCGGCGCACCGCGGCGAACTGACCGCCGCCGTATACGTCTTCGCGTACCTCGCGATGAGCGTGCCGGCGGTCCTCGCCGGGATGCTCACCAACATCCACGGGTTGCACCGGACTTCGGTCGGCTTCATGGCCGCGGTGGCCGGCGTGTGCGCGCTGGCCCTGCTGGCCACCCTGCGACTGGCCGCCCGTACCCGGGCCGAGGGGAGGACCGCGTGAGCGCGGCGGACATGACGGGCCCACGACTGCGGTCGGCCCTGCGCGGACTGGAGATCTTCGCCGGGATCACCGAGGAGCAGCTGGACTGGCTGGTCTCGGTGTCCGAGCCCCGGATCCTGGCCGACGGCGACGTCCTCTTCCGGGACGGCGAGGAGGCCACCGGCTTCCACGTCCTGCTCTCCGGCGGGCTGGTCGTCACCAAGGTCGTCGACGGCCGGGAGGAGGTGCTCACCCGGCACTCGACCGAGGAGGAGAGCGCCGCCGCCGAGGAGCACGACGGCAAGCCGTCCGCCGCGCACCGGTTCACCGGCGAACTGCCCCTGCTGACCGACGGCTCCTACGTGGCCACCGCGGCCGCCAGCGGCCCGTCGACCACGGTGGTGGCCTACCCGAAGCCGGTCTTCTTCGAGATGCTCACCCGCTGCCACGGCGTGGCCGCCGTGCTGATCCCGGTACTGGCCTGGCGGATCAAGTCCTCCGAGGTGCAGGCCCGCAAGCGGGCCACCGTGGAGGCGCTCGGCACCCTGGCCGCCGGGCTCGCCCACGAGCTGAACAACCCGGCGGCGGCCGTGGCGCGGGCCGCGCAGGAGCTGGCCCCCGCCCTGGACCGGCTCACGCGTACCGCCCAGGCCTGGGGCGCGGCCGCCTCGGGCGCGGAGCGCTCGCTGCTCGACCGGCTCGCCGACGAGTTGGACAAGCTGCCGCCGCCGGCGGCCACCGACCCGTTCGCCCAGGCCGACGCCGAGGAGGAGATCGCCGACTGGGCCGAGGAGGCGGGTACCGAACGGCCGGGCCTGCTCGGATCCGGGGTCGCGGACCTCGGACTCGATCTGGCCTGGCTGCTGGAGCGGCTGGAAGGCGTGGGAGAGCCGGCCCTGGCCCCGGCCCTGGACCACCTGGCGGCGCTGCTGGAGATCCGCTCGCTCGCGGCGGAGCTCCGGGCCGCGGGCCCCAGGATCTCCCAGCTCGTCTCCGCCACCCGCGATTACGCCAACCTCGACCGGGCGCCCGAACAGCGCTTCCGGGTGACCGAGGGGCTGGAGAACACGCTGGTCGTCCTGCGTGCCAAGCTCGCCGGCATCAGCATCGTGCGTGAGTACGAGCCCGGACTGCCCGAACTGACGGGCTATCCGAGCGAGTTGAACCAGGTGTGGACCAACCTGGTCGACAACGCGGCCGAGGCCATGGAGGGCTCCGGCGTCCTGACCCTGCGCGCCCGTGCCGAGGGCGTCTGCATGGTCGTGGAGATCGCCGACACCGGCCGCGGCATCCCGGCGGAATCCCTGCCGCGGATCTTCGAACCCTTCTACACCACCAAGGACGTGGGCAAGGGCACGGGCCTGGGGCTGCACCTCAGCTACCGCATCGTGACCCAGCGCCACCACGGGTCGATCGCCGCGCGCTCGCGCCCCGGCGAGACGCGGATGGTCGTTCGGCTGCCGTTCGCCGGCAGTGCCCAGTCCTGTGCCCCACCTGCGACAACACCCGAAACGGCACCCATCGTGGGGACCTCTCCCAGTTGAAACGGAGTCGACATGGCCAAGTACGACATCTCCAAGCTGCACCCGGTGTTCGTCCGTCAGATGGAGGCGCTGGCCGCCCTGGACATCGAGGCGGTGATGAAGAACTACACCGACGACGCCGTGCTGCTGCGCTTCGAGGGGGTCTCGGTGGGGATCGAAGCCGTTCGCGAGACGTTCACCGGCTATCTCACGGTGAAGCCCACGCTCGTGGAACTCCAGGAGTACATCGAGACCGAAGACACCATCTTCTACCGGGCGATCATGAACCTGAACGGTGAACCGGAGCACGCGTTCGGGACACTTGTCGTCCGCGATGGCCGAATCTGGCGCCAGACAGCCGGATTCGGCGGCTGACGGCCGAAATCTGGGTAGCGTGTGCGGGGAGGGCGCCGCCGCGCCCTCCCCGTATGTGTGGCCCGGCACGTGCGCGCGAGCCGCATATATGCAGGAAATGGCAAAGGGGAGGCAATGGAAAACGAAACCGGGCGGATCGAGGCATTCAGTGACGGTGTATTCGCCGTCATCATCACGATCCTTGTTCTGGAATTAAAGGTTCCGGAAGAAACCGGGTCCGACTTCTGGCACGGAGTCCGGGAACAGTGGCCCCATTACGCCGCCTACGTCGTGAGTTTCCTCATCATCGGCGTGATGTGGGTGAACCACCACACCATCTTCAGTCACCTCAGGAGGGTGGACCGCCCCCTGTTGTTCCTGAATCTCCTGGTGCTGATGGTGGTATCGGTGGTCCCCTACACCACCAATGTCCTCGCCGAACACCTCATGGAGGAAGGCGGCTCCGCCAACGCGGCAGCGGTCCTCTACAGCGGCGTCACCGTGGCCTACGCCCTGGCGTTCCTGGCCTTCTGGTGGTACGTCACCCGGGTCGGCCACCTCTTCCACGAGCAGGTCGACAAGGAGGGCGCACGCGCCACGCGGGTGCGCTTCGGCCTCGGTGCCATCGCGTACCCCCTCACCGTGCTCCTGGCCTTCTACTCCGCACCACTCACACTTGTCGCCCACTTCCTGATCGCGATCTACTATGCGGCGAACCAGATCCCCATCCCCCTCGTGGTAGAGGAAGAGCGGCTCGAAACTGCCAGCGACCTCAGGAAGTAGCCGCCAGGGCCTACGGCCGTTCTGCACGGTCAAGTAGGGTATTGGATCTAGCTGGTCGCGGGGGAGGCCCAGATGGCTCGCGTAGTTCTTCCGGAGGATTCCACGACGGAAATCTCCGAATTGATCGACGTACTGATCTCTCTGCTCTTCGAATCATTACCCCGGCGGGACCAGCGAAACTGGGCCCGCGTTTATCTGAACGGCCTGGTGCGAACCACCGGGAAGAAAACAATTCGTAACATCGCCGGAACAGGGGCCAGTTCCGTCGAGCAGAGCCTGCAGCAGTTCATCAGCAAGTCCCCCTGGGACTGGACCCCGGTCCGCCGCTCCCTCGCCCAGCACCTCGAACGCACCGCACAGCGCCCGCTGGCCTGGGTGCTCCAGCCCATGGTCATAGAGAAGGCGGGGGACCGCTCCGTCGGCGTCGGCCGGCAGTTCGTCCCCCAGCTCGGCCGCACCGCCAACTGCCAGCAGGCGAGCGGAATCTGGCTCGCCTCCAGCGAGGCCAGCTTCCCGGTCGAATGGACCCTCACCCTCCCCGGGCCCTGGACCAGCGAACTCCTGCGCCGCCGCCGGGCCGGCATCCCCGACACGGCCCGCTCCCTCACCCCCGCCCAGGACGCCGTACACGCCGTCCAGCGGATGGCCGCAAGCTGGCAACTCCAGCGCAGGCCCGTGGTGATGGAGGTCGCCAACTGCGATCTCCCGCAGAGCATCGAGTCCTTCACCCTCCAGGACATCCCCTTCGTCTTCAAGGTCGACGGCTCGCTGCCCGTCTCCTTCGGCGGTGCCGGCCGGTACAAACCCGGGCCGCACACCGCCCCCGCCCGTGAACTCATCGACTCCCTGCGCTCCCAGCGCCGCGTCGTCGAATGGACCCGGCACGGCCGGGCCGAGGGCGCGGTCACCCTGCTCACCTCGGCCTCGATCTTCGCCACCCCCTGCGAGGACCGCCCCGTGCCCGCGCCGCCCACCCCGCTGCTGCTGGTCGGAGCCTGGACCGAAACCGCGCTGCTGCCCTCCGAGTTCTGGATCACCAACATCGGGGACCGGCCGCTCGCCCAGCTCTTCCTGCTCGCCAAACTGACCGACCGCGTCTCCCTCGACTTCGCCGAGACCTGCGAACCCGTGGGCATCCGGGACTTCGAGGGCCGCTCCTTCCGTGGCTGGCACCACCACGCCACCCTCGCCAGCGTGGCCCACGCCGCGAAACTCCTCGGCGCGCGCCCGCGGCTGCCCGACGGATACCCCGGACCCACCCGGTCGGCCGCCGTGACCGCGGCACCGCCCAGACAGGCCACGGCCCGGCCGGCGACCCCGGCCCTCCTGCCGCCCCGCCCGCACCTGCCCGGACAGACCCCGCACCTGCCCGGACAGACCCCGCGCCGCGAGTACATCCGCTGATGCTCGACATCGCCGAAGAGCTACGCGCGTGGTGCGCCGCGCAGCGCGAGTTCGCACTGGCCACCGTCGTCGCCGTCAGTGGGAGCGCTCCCCGCGGCCCCGGCGCCTCCCTCGCCGTCGACGCCAAGGGCACCGCGCTCGGCTCCATCTCCGGAGGGTGCGTCGAGTCCGCCGTGCACGAGCTGTGCCTCGACGCCCTCGCCTCCGGCGAAGGCGGCCTGCACCGCTTCGGCTACAGCGACGACGACGCCTTCGCCGTAGGCCTGACCTGCGGTGGAGTCCTCGACGTCCTGGTCACCCCGGTGCGCGGCCGCGACCCGGTCCGGCCCGTCCTCGGCTCGGTGCTCGACGCCGCCGCCACCGGGACCCGGGCCGCCCTCGCCCGGGTCGTGCGCGGACCGGCGCCCCAACTGGGCCGGGCGCTGGCCGTCCACGCCGACGGCTCCTACGAGGGCGGGCTGGCCGGCGGCCCCGACCTGGACCGGGCCGCCGCCCGGCAGGTACGGGCGCTGCTGCTGGCCGGGCGCACCGGCACCGCCGAGCTCGGGACGGCCGGCGGGCTCTGCGGGCAGCCCCTGACCCTGCTCGTCGAATCGGCCGCCGAACCGCCCCGGCTGCTCGTCTACGGAGCCATCGACTTCGCCGCCGCCCTCGCCCGGATCGGCGCCTTCCTCGGCCACCGGGTCACCGTGTGCGACGCCCGGCCCGTCTTCGCGACCCCGGCCCGCTTCCCCGACGCCGACGAGGTGGTCGTCGACTGGCCGCACCGCCACCTGGCCGCCGAATGGGCCGCGGGCCGACTGGACCCCCGTACCGCGGTCTGCGTCCTCACCCACGACGCCAAGTTCGACGTACCGCTGCTGGAACTGGCCCTGCGGCTGCCCCTGGGCTACGTCGGGGCCATGGGATCGCGGCGCACCCACGCCGAACGCGAGAGACGGTTGCGGGCCGAGGGCGTCACGGACTCCGCCCTGGCCCGCTTGCGCTCACCCATCGGACTCGACCTCGGCGGCGCCACCCCGGAGGAGACCGCGCTGGCCATCGCCGCCGAGTTCACGGCCGTCCGGCACGGCGGATCGGTGCTCCCGCTGGCCCGGCGCCACGGCCCCGTCCACCGCCGGAGCCGGCCCGCCGGGACCAAGGTCCCGTAGGAAAAGACCACCCGGCCCGGTATGTCCTGGACGATCAGCCCGGACGGCGTGAACGCCAGGCCGTGGGAGAATGAAGTACGTGCGTTTCCCCGGCTGTCCTGCCGGGGCGTAGACGGATCCTTCGATCGACTGGGATGTTCAGCACGTGCGTTTCCTCAATGACCTGAAGCCGCCGTACGACCTGACGTACGACGATGTGTTCATGGTGCCGAGCCGCTCCGCGGTCGGTTCCCGTCAGGGTGTCGACCTGTCCTCGCCCGACGGAACCGGCACCACCATTCCCCTCGTCGTGGCCAACATGACCGCCATCGCGGGCCGCCGGATGGCCGAGACGGTCGCCCGCCGCGGCGGAATCGTCGTCATCCCGCAGGACATCCCGATCGAGATCGTCACCGATGTCATCTCCTGGGTGAAGACCCGCCACCTCGTGCTCGACACCCCGATCACGCTGGCGCCCACCCAGACGGTCGCCGACGCGCTGTCCCTGCTGCCCAAGCGCGCCCACGGCGCCGGTGTCGTCGTCGACGCCGAGGGCCGCCCGGTCGGCGTCGTCACCGACCACGACCTGACCGGTGTCGACCGCTTCACCCAGCTCTCCGAGGTCATGTCGAAGGAGCTGCTGCTCATCGACGCCGACATGGACGCCCGCGAGGCCTTCAACCAGCTCGACGCCGGCCACCGCAAGATGGCCCCGGCCGTCGACAAGGACGGCAAGCTCGTCGGCATCCTCACCCGCAAGGGCGCCCTGCGCGCGACGCTCTACACCCCGGCCACCGACGCGAACGGCAAGCTGCGCATCGCGGCCGCCGTCGGCATCAACGGCGACTTCGTGGCCAAGGCCAAGCAGCTGCTCGACGCGGGCGTGGACACGCTCGTCATCGACACGGCGCACGGCCACCAGGAGTCGATGATCAACGCGATCAAGGCCATCCGCGCCCTGGACCCGCAGGTCCCGATCGTGGCGGGCAACATCGTCGCCGCCGAGGGCGTCAAGGACCTCATCGACGCCGGCGCGGACATCATCAAGGTCGGTGTGGGCCCCGGCGCCATGTGCACCACCCGCATGATGACCGGCGTGGGCCGCCCGCAGTTCTCCGCGGTGCTGGAGTGCGCGGCCGAGGCGAAGAAGTACGGCAAGCACGTGTGGGCCGACGGCGGTGTCCGTCACCCGCGCGACGTGGCGATGGCGCTGGCCGCCGGCGCGTCCAACGTGATGATCGGCTCCTGGTTCGCCGGTACGTACGAGTCCCCGGGCGACCTCCAGCAGTCCGCCGACGGCCGCCTGTACAAGGAGTCCTTCGGCATGGCCTCCGCCCGCGCGGTGCAGAACCGCACGAGCGAGGAGTCGGCCTACGACCGTGCCCGCAAGGGCCTGTTCGAGGAGGGCATCTCCACCTCGCGCATGTTCCTCGACCCGGCCCGCCCGGGTGTCGAGGACCTGATCGACTCGATCATCGCGGGCGTCCGCTCCTCGTGCACCTACGCCGGTGCCGGCTCCCTCGCGGAGTTCGAGGAGAAGGCCGTGGTCGGCATCCAGTCCGCCGCCGGTTACGCCGAGGGCAAGCCGCTGCACGCCAGCTGGAGCTAGTTCCTCCCGTCGTCCGTGGCCCCGGACCGTTCCCTGGCGGACGGTCCGGGGCCACGTGCGTCTCCGCACGCTCGCGCCGCGGCCCGTTCTGCACGGGCCGAGCGTCAGGCCGGAGCCCGGGTGAGCTTGGCGGCCACGGCGTCGAGGACCCAGTCCAGCCCGGTGGTGAAGGACGACTCGGCGTCCACGTCCGCGCCGTCGTACACGGCCTTGCTCAGCGCCGGGAAGCGGCCCGTGGCCAGCATGCTCGTCATGTACGGGCCACGGGCACGCTGCCAGTCCTGCTTGGACAGGCCCGTGACCCGCTCGGCCCGCAGGTTCGCGATCTCGCGCCTGATCGCACCGGTGCAGTAGGCGCCGACCGTCTCCACGGCGCGCATGGCGGTGTCGATGCCGGCGAGGCCGTCGAAGGCGGCCAGCGTGGCCTCGGCCACGGCGAGCCCGTTCGGGCCCAGGGACGGACGGCCGCCGAGCAGGTCGGCCAGCCATTCGTGCCGGAGCGCGGTCCGCCGGGTGCCGTGGGCGAGGAGCCGCAGCGCCTCCCGCCAGTCGCCGGGCCGCTCTTCGGGGAGGATCTCGGCCTGGACCTCGTCCACCATGAGGTCGAACAGCTCCTCCTTGGTGGCGATGTACCCGTACAGCCGCATCGGGCCGGCGTTCAGCCGGGCGGCGACCTTGCGCAGCGACACCGCCTCCAGCCCGCCCTCGTCGGCCAGCGCGACCGCGGCGGCGACGATCCGCTCCCGGTCGAGCGGCACGGGGCGAGTCGGCGGCTCCGGCCGGTCCCAGACAGTCATGCGCACACCGTACCTCTTGCGGTGCGCCGTATCGAGAAAATACAGTGTATCGACATGAGACATCGCATCGCCGTGGTCGGGAGCGGCCCGGCCGGCCTCACCTTCGCCCGCGTCCTGCACCGGCACGGACACCCCGTCACCGTCCTCGAACGCGATACCGCCCCCGACGCCCGTCCCCCGGGCGGCACTCTGGACCTGCACGAGGGGCTGGGCCAGCTCGCACTGGACAAGGCGGGGCTGCTGGCACAGTTCCAGGCGCTGTCCCGCCCCGAGGGGCAGGCCATGCGCATCCTGGACACGGACGGCACCGTCCTGCGCGACTGGCGGCCCCGTCCGGACGACCGGGCCCATCCCGAGATCGACCGGGGGCAGCTCCGCGACCTGCTGCTCGGCCCTCTCGACGTCCGATGGGGGCGGGGTGTGACGCGGGTGGCGCCGGGGACCCGGGACGGCGTACCGGTCCATTTCACGGACGGACGGCAGGAGACGTTCGACCTCGTGGTCGGCGCGGACGGCGCCTGGTCCCGGACCCGCCCCGCCGTCTCGCCGGTGACACCGCACTACACCGGCGTCACCCTGGTCGAGACCTCCCTGGCCGACGTCGACACCCGCCACCCCGGCCTCGCCCGCCTGATCGGCGACGGTTCCCTGGCCGTGTACGGCGTGAACCGAGCCCTCGTCGCCCAGCGCGGCAGCGGCGGCCACGTCAAGGTCTACGCCCAGTTCCGCGCACCGCTGGACCGGGACGCGAACCGGGACCCGGCCGACGCCGAGGCCGTGCGATCGAGCCTGCTCGCCCTGTTCGACGGCTGGGCCGCTCCGGTCCTCGACCTCCTCCGCCACGGCACCGCTTTCGCCCGCCGCCCCCTCCACGTCCTGCCCGTGTCCCACACCTGGCCGCACGTCCGCGGGGTGACGCTGCTGGGCGACGCCGCCCATCTGATGCCCCCGCTGGGGGCGGGCGCGAACCTCGCGATGCTGGAGGGCGCCGAACTCGCCGAGGCCGTCGCCGCCGCCGGCCCCGGAGACCTGGACGGCGCGGTCCGCGCCTTCGAGGAACGGATGTGGGCACGGGCCGGCCGGTGGGCGAGGATCACGGCGGACGGTCTGGAACGCCTCGTGAGCCCGGATCCCGCCGAAGCCCTCGCCCTCTTCGACGAGGTCCAGTCGTCCTGACCGCCGAGCGCGGGACCCGCCACACCGGGCGCGGGACCACCGCCCGCCGACGGGCCTTCAGGGCCGCGGAGCCCGGTGGCCCGACGGGGAACTGTGCACGCCCACGCGGTACTTGGGGATGCGCAGGGTGACCTTCATGCCGGCCCCGACGCCCGTCTCCATCACCGGACCGTACTCGTCCCCGTACACCTGCCGGATCCGCTCGTCGACATTGGGCAGCCCGATCCCGGAGGAACCGCCATGCTCCCCGGCCAGGATCCGGCGCAGCAGGGCCGGATCCATCCCGACCCCGTTGTCCTCCACGGTGATCACCGCCTCCGCACCCGCGTCCCGGGCCGTGATCGTGATCCGGCACTCCTCGGTGGAGTCCTCCAGCCCGTGCTTGACGGCGTTCTCCACCAGGGGCTGCAGGCACAGGAAGGGCAGCGCCACCGGCAGCACCTCCGGCGCCACCTGCAGGGTCACCTTCAGCCGGTCGCCGAACCGGGCACCGGCCAGCGCCAGATACTGCTGCACCGACCGCAACTCGTCGGCGAGCGTGGTGAAATCGCCGTGCCGCCGGAAGGAGTACCGGGTGAAGTCCGCGAACTCCAGCAGCAGCTCCCGGGCCCGCTCCGGATCGGTCCGGACGAACGAGGCTATCGCCGCCAGGGAGTTGAAGATGAAATGCGGGGAGATCTGCGCCCGCAGCGCCTTGATCTCCGCCTCCATCAACCGCGTCCGCGACCGGTCCAGCTCGGACAGCTCCAGCTGCACGGACACCCACCGCGCGACCTCCGTCGCGGCCCGCACCAGCACCGCCGACTCCCGCGAGCCGTAGGCCACCAGCGCGCCCAGCATCCCGTCCTCGCCGGTGAGCGGGGCCACCACCGCCCACTTCAGCGGACAGTCGGGCCGCTGGCACTCGGTCCGCACGCTCTGGCTGCGCCCCGACGCCAGCATCACCGCCACCCGGGCCATGGCCCGGCGCTGATGATGGTCGGCGCCCGGACCGTCCCAGGCCAGCACCGACTCCCGGTCGGTGAGACACAGCGCCTCCGTCCCCAGCAGCGACCGCAGCCGCCGGGCGGCCTTGCGGGCGGCGTCCTCGGTCAGCCCGGCCCGCAGCGGGGGAGCGGCCAGCGAAGCCGTGTGCAGGGTGTGGAAGGTGGCCCGCTCCACCGGCGTCCCCAGGTCCATACCGGCCGCCCGCTCCCCGGAGCGGGCGTGCCGGCGCCCTGCCGCCCAACCCGCGCCCACCAGCAGCACCGCGGCCGCCACCACCAGCACGGCCACCACCGCCGGTGCCACCCCGCTCACCGCGGACCCCCGGCCCGCTCCCCGGCCACGACCTCCGGCAGGTGCAGCCGGGCCAGCGTGGCCGCCGTCCCCGCCGGGACCCGCGACCGGGTGGCCAGCGACACCGCCACCATCGTCAGGAACCCGAGCGGCACCGACCACGCCGCCGGCCACGCCAGCAGCGTGTGCGTCCAGCCCGGCGGCGCCAGATCCGCCCTCGTCGCCAGCACCGCGCCCAGCGCCGCCCCGCCCCCCGTGACCAGCCCGGCCACCGCACCCGGCGGGGTCAGCCCGCGCCACCAGATGCCCAGCACCAGCAGCGGACAGAACGAGGACGCGGACACGGCGAAGGCCAGGCCCACCGCGTCCGCCACCGGCACCTGCGTCGCCGCAGCGCTCCCGGCCAGCGGCACCAGGATCGCCACGACCGCCGCCGAGCGGAAGCTGCGCACCCCGCGCGCCGGCAGCACGTCCTGGTGCAGCACCCCGGCCACCGCCATGGTCAGCCCCGACGCCGTCGACAGGAACGCCGCGAAGGCACCCCCGGCCAGCAGCGCACCCAGCAGCTCG is a window encoding:
- a CDS encoding MFS transporter, with protein sequence MADTSETTTGVTVHPAAPAASAPRGSGFWVVGAVLVLLMLSSSVPSALYVLYQQEWGLSSGTITVVFALYAVTVLAGLLLFGSLSDTLGRRPVLGGALILAMVSMVLFAGAQGLGLLLAARAVQGLAVGLATGAMGAALLELSPASRPALGAQVNSAGPTVGIGLGGLGAGLLVQFAPAPTVLSYLLLVGAFAVTLVGVVRMRESAPGAGGRFRVVPHRIRVPADARGRFTVLVLTIVAVWSVGGFYLSLGPHLALSLLESTNYLVGGATVALLAGAATAAQLMLGRTEALRTAVLGLFGLLAGLGLVLLALGIRSAAVFLVATAVLGSGWGAAFLGSFRALSTLAQPAHRGELTAAVYVFAYLAMSVPAVLAGMLTNIHGLHRTSVGFMAAVAGVCALALLATLRLAARTRAEGRTA
- a CDS encoding ATP-binding protein, with the translated sequence MSAADMTGPRLRSALRGLEIFAGITEEQLDWLVSVSEPRILADGDVLFRDGEEATGFHVLLSGGLVVTKVVDGREEVLTRHSTEEESAAAEEHDGKPSAAHRFTGELPLLTDGSYVATAAASGPSTTVVAYPKPVFFEMLTRCHGVAAVLIPVLAWRIKSSEVQARKRATVEALGTLAAGLAHELNNPAAAVARAAQELAPALDRLTRTAQAWGAAASGAERSLLDRLADELDKLPPPAATDPFAQADAEEEIADWAEEAGTERPGLLGSGVADLGLDLAWLLERLEGVGEPALAPALDHLAALLEIRSLAAELRAAGPRISQLVSATRDYANLDRAPEQRFRVTEGLENTLVVLRAKLAGISIVREYEPGLPELTGYPSELNQVWTNLVDNAAEAMEGSGVLTLRARAEGVCMVVEIADTGRGIPAESLPRIFEPFYTTKDVGKGTGLGLHLSYRIVTQRHHGSIAARSRPGETRMVVRLPFAGSAQSCAPPATTPETAPIVGTSPS
- a CDS encoding nuclear transport factor 2 family protein encodes the protein MAKYDISKLHPVFVRQMEALAALDIEAVMKNYTDDAVLLRFEGVSVGIEAVRETFTGYLTVKPTLVELQEYIETEDTIFYRAIMNLNGEPEHAFGTLVVRDGRIWRQTAGFGG
- a CDS encoding TMEM175 family protein translates to MENETGRIEAFSDGVFAVIITILVLELKVPEETGSDFWHGVREQWPHYAAYVVSFLIIGVMWVNHHTIFSHLRRVDRPLLFLNLLVLMVVSVVPYTTNVLAEHLMEEGGSANAAAVLYSGVTVAYALAFLAFWWYVTRVGHLFHEQVDKEGARATRVRFGLGAIAYPLTVLLAFYSAPLTLVAHFLIAIYYAANQIPIPLVVEEERLETASDLRK
- a CDS encoding IS701 family transposase, encoding MARVVLPEDSTTEISELIDVLISLLFESLPRRDQRNWARVYLNGLVRTTGKKTIRNIAGTGASSVEQSLQQFISKSPWDWTPVRRSLAQHLERTAQRPLAWVLQPMVIEKAGDRSVGVGRQFVPQLGRTANCQQASGIWLASSEASFPVEWTLTLPGPWTSELLRRRRAGIPDTARSLTPAQDAVHAVQRMAASWQLQRRPVVMEVANCDLPQSIESFTLQDIPFVFKVDGSLPVSFGGAGRYKPGPHTAPARELIDSLRSQRRVVEWTRHGRAEGAVTLLTSASIFATPCEDRPVPAPPTPLLLVGAWTETALLPSEFWITNIGDRPLAQLFLLAKLTDRVSLDFAETCEPVGIRDFEGRSFRGWHHHATLASVAHAAKLLGARPRLPDGYPGPTRSAAVTAAPPRQATARPATPALLPPRPHLPGQTPHLPGQTPRREYIR
- a CDS encoding XdhC family protein, translating into MLDIAEELRAWCAAQREFALATVVAVSGSAPRGPGASLAVDAKGTALGSISGGCVESAVHELCLDALASGEGGLHRFGYSDDDAFAVGLTCGGVLDVLVTPVRGRDPVRPVLGSVLDAAATGTRAALARVVRGPAPQLGRALAVHADGSYEGGLAGGPDLDRAAARQVRALLLAGRTGTAELGTAGGLCGQPLTLLVESAAEPPRLLVYGAIDFAAALARIGAFLGHRVTVCDARPVFATPARFPDADEVVVDWPHRHLAAEWAAGRLDPRTAVCVLTHDAKFDVPLLELALRLPLGYVGAMGSRRTHAERERRLRAEGVTDSALARLRSPIGLDLGGATPEETALAIAAEFTAVRHGGSVLPLARRHGPVHRRSRPAGTKVP
- a CDS encoding GuaB1 family IMP dehydrogenase-related protein, whose protein sequence is MRFLNDLKPPYDLTYDDVFMVPSRSAVGSRQGVDLSSPDGTGTTIPLVVANMTAIAGRRMAETVARRGGIVVIPQDIPIEIVTDVISWVKTRHLVLDTPITLAPTQTVADALSLLPKRAHGAGVVVDAEGRPVGVVTDHDLTGVDRFTQLSEVMSKELLLIDADMDAREAFNQLDAGHRKMAPAVDKDGKLVGILTRKGALRATLYTPATDANGKLRIAAAVGINGDFVAKAKQLLDAGVDTLVIDTAHGHQESMINAIKAIRALDPQVPIVAGNIVAAEGVKDLIDAGADIIKVGVGPGAMCTTRMMTGVGRPQFSAVLECAAEAKKYGKHVWADGGVRHPRDVAMALAAGASNVMIGSWFAGTYESPGDLQQSADGRLYKESFGMASARAVQNRTSEESAYDRARKGLFEEGISTSRMFLDPARPGVEDLIDSIIAGVRSSCTYAGAGSLAEFEEKAVVGIQSAAGYAEGKPLHASWS
- a CDS encoding TetR/AcrR family transcriptional regulator; protein product: MTVWDRPEPPTRPVPLDRERIVAAAVALADEGGLEAVSLRKVAARLNAGPMRLYGYIATKEELFDLMVDEVQAEILPEERPGDWREALRLLAHGTRRTALRHEWLADLLGGRPSLGPNGLAVAEATLAAFDGLAGIDTAMRAVETVGAYCTGAIRREIANLRAERVTGLSKQDWQRARGPYMTSMLATGRFPALSKAVYDGADVDAESSFTTGLDWVLDAVAAKLTRAPA
- a CDS encoding FAD-dependent oxidoreductase, with product MRHRIAVVGSGPAGLTFARVLHRHGHPVTVLERDTAPDARPPGGTLDLHEGLGQLALDKAGLLAQFQALSRPEGQAMRILDTDGTVLRDWRPRPDDRAHPEIDRGQLRDLLLGPLDVRWGRGVTRVAPGTRDGVPVHFTDGRQETFDLVVGADGAWSRTRPAVSPVTPHYTGVTLVETSLADVDTRHPGLARLIGDGSLAVYGVNRALVAQRGSGGHVKVYAQFRAPLDRDANRDPADAEAVRSSLLALFDGWAAPVLDLLRHGTAFARRPLHVLPVSHTWPHVRGVTLLGDAAHLMPPLGAGANLAMLEGAELAEAVAAAGPGDLDGAVRAFEERMWARAGRWARITADGLERLVSPDPAEALALFDEVQSS
- a CDS encoding sensor histidine kinase; its protein translation is MSGVAPAVVAVLVVAAAVLLVGAGWAAGRRHARSGERAAGMDLGTPVERATFHTLHTASLAAPPLRAGLTEDAARKAARRLRSLLGTEALCLTDRESVLAWDGPGADHHQRRAMARVAVMLASGRSQSVRTECQRPDCPLKWAVVAPLTGEDGMLGALVAYGSRESAVLVRAATEVARWVSVQLELSELDRSRTRLMEAEIKALRAQISPHFIFNSLAAIASFVRTDPERARELLLEFADFTRYSFRRHGDFTTLADELRSVQQYLALAGARFGDRLKVTLQVAPEVLPVALPFLCLQPLVENAVKHGLEDSTEECRITITARDAGAEAVITVEDNGVGMDPALLRRILAGEHGGSSGIGLPNVDERIRQVYGDEYGPVMETGVGAGMKVTLRIPKYRVGVHSSPSGHRAPRP